From the Candidatus Peribacteria bacterium genome, one window contains:
- a CDS encoding type IV secretion system DNA-binding domain-containing protein, translating to MQNILIVIGTLLGLSAASFLWLALMRYLAERKREEDVIFLQLLVPKKESREEKDSESDQFGRDYKEVIGVMDHLFQSLHSIYNSNINRYWKGQPFVSLEYAALAGEILFFVVCPRRLAPLVEKQITSFYPDTIIDEVEDYNIFTEKSIVSARTVVAHHPYTHVFKTYQQLKSDPLNAITNAFSKLESDEGAAVQFVLQPATSGWQKKLQKEAMELLNPKEQSGSMLNPLTWISGLLSIFSASEPGESHAKNERVSQMVEEYSKAVDEKAGNPGFTCVARIVTSGNSAHRAHLILDTVAAGFSQFNDVRGNSFHELKVESKRKVVQRFIRRTPRRTIGEWLQAPKMLLGSAELASMFHLPNVKYNKVETIKWQNFKVGPAPKNIPEDGLYLGTNTYRGEKKKIFMNNEDRFRHFYIIGQTGTGKSSIIELMARQDLHNGKGICVVDPHGSLIENILPYIPRERADDVIYFNPADTERPMGLNLLEGKTPEERDLIALDAMNMMVKMYGEEIFGPRIQDYFRNGCLTLMEDEEEGGAITDLVRLFTDDEWGKYKVSKVKNPVVRSFWENQMAKTGQREKQEMIPYFAAKFGQFVTNTLMRNIVGQTKSSFDVGECMNSGKIILMNLSKGLIGDINSTLLGMIVVNKIQVAAMRRQRETADKRKDFFLYIDEFQNFVTPSIESILSEARKYRLGLILAHQYIDQLEKDSKLSGAVSLKGAIFGNVGTMMMYKIGPQDAEVAAKEMAPTFSEQDLVNMDAFKGSMKLCINGQPSRPFTLEVPRPWLDKTYLKDEQAGEAYKQLSRLKYGRSRDFVSREILRRIGI from the coding sequence ATGCAGAATATTCTGATCGTCATTGGCACGCTTCTTGGCCTCAGTGCTGCGTCCTTTTTGTGGCTCGCACTGATGCGCTATCTGGCTGAGCGCAAGCGCGAAGAGGACGTTATTTTTCTGCAGTTGCTTGTTCCCAAAAAAGAAAGCCGGGAAGAAAAAGATTCTGAATCCGACCAGTTCGGCCGCGACTACAAAGAAGTGATCGGCGTCATGGATCACCTGTTCCAGTCTCTGCATTCCATCTACAACTCGAACATCAACCGCTATTGGAAAGGACAACCGTTCGTGTCGCTTGAATATGCCGCGCTTGCCGGAGAGATTCTCTTCTTTGTCGTCTGTCCGCGCAGACTCGCACCTCTTGTCGAAAAGCAGATCACGTCATTTTACCCGGACACGATTATTGATGAAGTCGAGGACTACAATATTTTTACAGAGAAATCGATTGTGAGCGCACGCACCGTTGTCGCGCATCATCCGTATACACACGTTTTCAAAACCTATCAGCAGCTCAAGAGCGATCCATTGAATGCAATCACAAACGCGTTTTCCAAACTGGAGAGTGATGAAGGTGCCGCTGTGCAGTTTGTCCTGCAGCCGGCCACATCCGGATGGCAGAAGAAACTGCAGAAAGAAGCGATGGAGCTTCTGAATCCGAAAGAACAGAGTGGCTCAATGCTCAATCCCCTCACCTGGATTTCCGGTTTACTGTCTATCTTCAGCGCATCTGAACCGGGCGAGAGTCATGCAAAAAATGAACGCGTGTCGCAGATGGTCGAGGAATACAGCAAAGCTGTCGATGAGAAAGCCGGCAATCCGGGCTTCACCTGCGTGGCACGCATTGTGACATCCGGTAACTCCGCGCACCGCGCACATCTTATTCTCGATACCGTCGCTGCCGGATTCAGTCAGTTCAATGATGTCCGCGGAAACAGTTTCCACGAACTCAAGGTGGAAAGTAAGCGCAAAGTTGTGCAGCGCTTCATCCGCCGCACCCCGCGCCGCACGATCGGTGAATGGCTGCAGGCTCCGAAAATGCTGCTCGGTTCTGCGGAACTTGCGAGCATGTTCCATCTGCCGAACGTGAAGTACAACAAAGTGGAAACCATCAAGTGGCAGAATTTTAAAGTTGGTCCTGCACCGAAAAATATTCCCGAAGACGGTCTGTACCTGGGAACCAACACCTACCGTGGTGAGAAGAAGAAAATTTTCATGAATAACGAAGACCGCTTCCGTCACTTCTACATCATCGGACAGACGGGCACGGGTAAGTCATCGATCATTGAATTGATGGCACGCCAGGATCTGCATAATGGCAAAGGTATCTGTGTGGTCGACCCGCACGGATCACTGATTGAAAATATTCTGCCGTATATTCCCCGCGAACGCGCGGATGACGTCATCTACTTCAATCCTGCCGACACCGAACGCCCGATGGGACTCAATCTCCTTGAAGGAAAAACTCCCGAAGAACGTGACCTCATCGCGCTCGATGCGATGAACATGATGGTGAAAATGTACGGTGAAGAAATCTTCGGTCCGCGTATTCAGGACTACTTCCGGAACGGTTGTCTGACCCTGATGGAAGATGAAGAAGAAGGAGGTGCGATTACCGACCTTGTGCGCCTCTTTACCGATGATGAATGGGGCAAGTATAAAGTGAGCAAAGTGAAGAATCCGGTCGTGCGCAGTTTCTGGGAAAACCAGATGGCGAAAACCGGTCAGCGCGAAAAGCAGGAAATGATCCCCTACTTCGCCGCGAAGTTCGGACAGTTCGTGACCAATACCCTGATGCGTAACATTGTGGGACAGACAAAGAGTTCGTTCGATGTCGGTGAGTGTATGAACAGCGGCAAGATTATTCTGATGAACCTCTCGAAAGGTCTCATCGGAGACATCAACTCGACGCTGCTTGGTATGATTGTCGTGAATAAAATCCAGGTCGCCGCTATGCGCCGCCAGCGCGAGACTGCAGACAAGCGCAAAGACTTCTTCCTGTACATCGATGAATTCCAGAACTTCGTGACGCCGTCGATTGAATCGATTCTGTCTGAGGCCCGTAAATACCGTCTCGGGTTGATCCTCGCGCACCAGTATATCGACCAGTTGGAGAAGGACAGTAAATTGAGCGGCGCCGTGAGCTTGAAAGGTGCCATCTTCGGTAACGTCGGTACCATGATGATGTATAAAATCGGTCCGCAGGATGCAGAGGTTGCCGCCAAAGAAATGGCTCCGACATTCTCTGAGCAGGACCTTGTGAACATGGATGCGTTCAAGGGTTCCATGAAACTCTGTATCAACGGTCAGCCCAGTCGTCCATTCACACTCGAAGTGCCGCGTCCGTGGCTGGATAAGACGTACCTGAAAGATGAACAGGCAGGCGAAGCATACAAGCAGCTCAGTCGTTTGAAGTATGGTCGCTCGAGGGATTTCGTGAGTCGTGAGATTCTGCGGCGTATTGGCATTTAA
- a CDS encoding phosphatidylserine/phosphatidylglycerophosphate/cardiolipin synthase family protein, whose protein sequence is MRWTPFSLRRLQSRGFASMLRGTLRYLFGKRGQRLIAGLQLFYELRIQFLLRTGEPIARLARGNEVRVWVDGEESFRRLERLLRRAKYSIVIQMFIWKDDTTGRHMASVLLEAAKRGVQIDITKEAVGDFFEFDGDFLSTKDAKSGIWKEFWSHPRIRITYSTNNDHAKVYVIDGQILLLTGMNIADEYRHQWHDYMVELRGTEYVTQFLTRGSYPTHAGSVELVMNTDERKDIRAALHSLLDSAVESVVVEHCYISDPDINDHLIRLSKRHVRVTIIVPSYVDLHYHANMNTIGRLIAEGDSAHLRVLLYPRIFHAKIILVDHKKAFVGSANLMRRSLDDMGEVNVLIQGKQRAIWKLREALRQDALKSRALSSSPSFLWMSRWLAWLGL, encoded by the coding sequence ATGCGATGGACCCCCTTTTCCCTTCGACGCCTGCAAAGCCGCGGTTTTGCGAGCATGCTTCGCGGGACTCTCCGCTATCTCTTCGGCAAGCGCGGACAGCGTCTGATTGCCGGTTTGCAGCTCTTTTACGAGCTCCGTATCCAGTTTTTGCTGCGCACAGGAGAGCCGATTGCGAGGCTGGCGAGAGGGAACGAAGTCCGTGTATGGGTCGATGGCGAAGAATCGTTTAGGCGTCTCGAAAGACTGCTCCGGCGTGCCAAATACAGCATTGTTATCCAAATGTTCATCTGGAAGGACGATACGACGGGCCGGCATATGGCGAGCGTCCTCCTGGAAGCGGCGAAGCGCGGTGTGCAGATTGATATCACCAAAGAGGCCGTTGGCGACTTTTTTGAATTCGATGGTGATTTCCTGAGTACCAAAGATGCAAAGAGCGGCATCTGGAAGGAATTCTGGAGCCACCCGCGCATCCGCATTACGTACTCAACAAACAACGATCATGCGAAAGTATATGTGATTGACGGTCAGATCCTGCTTCTGACCGGTATGAATATTGCAGATGAATACCGTCATCAGTGGCACGATTACATGGTCGAATTGCGCGGGACGGAATACGTCACGCAATTTCTGACACGCGGTTCGTATCCGACCCATGCAGGAAGTGTGGAACTCGTCATGAATACAGACGAGCGCAAAGACATCCGTGCCGCACTACACTCATTGCTCGATTCTGCAGTGGAATCCGTTGTCGTAGAACACTGTTACATATCTGATCCGGATATCAACGATCACCTCATCAGGCTCAGCAAGCGGCATGTCCGTGTGACTATCATCGTGCCGTCCTACGTCGATCTGCATTATCATGCGAATATGAATACGATCGGCAGACTGATTGCGGAAGGGGACAGTGCGCATCTGCGCGTGCTTCTGTATCCGCGCATTTTCCATGCAAAAATCATTCTGGTCGACCACAAGAAAGCCTTTGTAGGATCAGCAAATCTCATGCGCCGCTCGCTTGATGATATGGGCGAAGTGAATGTCCTCATTCAGGGCAAACAGCGTGCCATCTGGAAACTCCGCGAAGCATTGCGTCAGGACGCTCTCAAAAGCCGCGCACTCAGTTCATCACCGTCGTTCCTCTGGATGTCGCGGTGGCTGGCGTGGCTGGGCTTATAA
- a CDS encoding response regulator, giving the protein MSKADILIAEDDPVLRNLYIKKFSVAGYMIRAVEDGEQAVAEIAKQAPQVLVLDIHMPKMDGFQVLEQYPAQSRPFPVIMLTNFADENSRARGKELGADDYFIKKDMTIKSLLEMVERVYEQWKRMHP; this is encoded by the coding sequence ATGTCCAAAGCAGATATCCTGATTGCAGAAGATGATCCGGTTCTTCGGAACCTGTACATCAAAAAGTTTTCCGTCGCCGGGTACATGATCCGCGCCGTGGAAGATGGTGAACAGGCTGTTGCAGAAATCGCCAAGCAGGCACCGCAGGTTCTTGTGCTTGATATTCATATGCCGAAGATGGATGGTTTCCAGGTTCTGGAACAGTATCCAGCCCAGTCCCGCCCGTTCCCGGTCATCATGCTGACAAACTTTGCAGATGAAAACTCCCGCGCACGCGGCAAGGAACTTGGTGCAGATGACTATTTCATCAAGAAAGATATGACCATCAAGTCGCTTCTCGAAATGGTGGAGCGCGTGTATGAGCAGTGGAAGCGGATGCATCCGTAA
- the tsf gene encoding translation elongation factor Ts, with product MSNISAAAIQSLRARTGVSISAVKEALEEAMGDEEKAIELLRKRGIAQAAKKAAREQGEGLVFMKEEGSKAALIILRCETDFVARDSGFTEAGQAILATLFAEGMDAAKTVAEQKLPELVQKLGENITVDDMHSIEAPVVGAYLHSNAKIGVIIGLDGGTRDMARDIAMHAAALSPAYIHPEQVGMDAIEKEREIWREQMKKDNKPEAMWDKIMEGKEKKFREESSITKQNFVKDPSKTVEQHLGDAKITAYIRASVA from the coding sequence ATGTCTAACATTTCAGCCGCCGCCATCCAGTCCCTCCGTGCCCGCACAGGTGTTTCCATCTCCGCAGTGAAGGAAGCGCTCGAAGAGGCAATGGGTGACGAGGAAAAGGCCATCGAACTGCTCCGCAAGCGCGGTATTGCGCAGGCTGCAAAGAAAGCAGCACGCGAACAGGGCGAAGGTCTCGTCTTTATGAAAGAAGAAGGATCGAAAGCAGCTCTCATCATCCTCCGCTGCGAAACCGACTTCGTTGCCCGCGACAGCGGATTCACCGAGGCCGGACAGGCTATTCTCGCCACTCTCTTTGCAGAGGGCATGGACGCCGCAAAGACAGTCGCCGAACAGAAGCTTCCGGAACTTGTGCAGAAGCTCGGTGAAAACATCACGGTTGATGACATGCACTCCATCGAAGCCCCTGTGGTCGGTGCCTACCTACACTCCAACGCAAAGATCGGTGTGATCATCGGTCTGGACGGTGGTACACGCGATATGGCCCGCGACATCGCGATGCACGCAGCAGCATTGAGCCCCGCCTACATTCACCCGGAACAGGTCGGCATGGATGCCATCGAAAAGGAGCGCGAAATCTGGCGCGAACAGATGAAGAAAGACAACAAGCCGGAAGCAATGTGGGACAAGATCATGGAAGGAAAGGAAAAGAAATTCCGTGAGGAAAGCTCCATCACCAAGCAGAACTTCGTGAAGGATCCGAGCAAGACCGTCGAACAGCACCTCGGTGATGCGAAGATCACGGCGTATATCCGCGCATCGGTCGCGTAA
- the rpsB gene encoding 30S ribosomal protein S2, translating into MPIPSEKELLDAACHFGHPKQKWNPRIAEYLFGSRKGIHIFDLTKTREGLERTCEHLKKLQAEGKVILFVSTKQQAIPQIEQMGQELNQPVVTKKWIPGLLTNWPTIKKRLQYYLDLRTSFQTGTVEKYTKKEQTALRKELTKLDAALSGVAHMAGLPDALFVVDGVRDHVAVAEARKLGIPVFGICDSNADPEEYTSCVPANDDAVKSIDIILHTVLVELSGAKPAAKVEPKAAPVVESSGQVIASSY; encoded by the coding sequence ATGCCTATCCCATCCGAGAAAGAACTGCTCGACGCAGCGTGCCACTTCGGTCACCCGAAGCAGAAGTGGAATCCGAGAATTGCTGAATATCTCTTCGGTTCCCGCAAGGGCATCCACATTTTTGATCTCACCAAGACCCGCGAAGGCCTTGAGAGAACATGTGAGCACCTCAAGAAGCTTCAGGCTGAGGGCAAAGTTATCCTCTTTGTCTCCACCAAGCAGCAGGCTATCCCCCAGATTGAACAGATGGGACAGGAGCTGAACCAGCCGGTTGTCACCAAGAAATGGATTCCGGGACTCCTGACAAACTGGCCTACGATTAAAAAGCGTCTCCAGTACTATCTTGATCTCCGCACATCCTTCCAGACCGGTACGGTTGAGAAGTACACGAAGAAAGAGCAGACAGCACTCCGCAAGGAACTCACCAAGCTCGATGCCGCCCTCTCCGGTGTGGCGCACATGGCCGGTCTGCCTGACGCACTCTTTGTGGTCGACGGCGTCCGTGACCACGTTGCAGTTGCAGAAGCACGCAAGCTCGGTATCCCTGTCTTCGGTATCTGTGATTCCAACGCCGATCCTGAGGAATACACATCCTGCGTTCCTGCAAACGATGATGCAGTGAAGTCCATCGACATTATCCTGCACACCGTTCTCGTTGAACTCTCCGGTGCAAAGCCGGCAGCAAAAGTTGAGCCGAAAGCAGCCCCTGTGGTTGAATCATCCGGCCAGGTGATCGCAAGTTCGTACTAG
- a CDS encoding cyclopropane-fatty-acyl-phospholipid synthase family protein — MSAARSASFIHDILAHIKIGHITMIDETGVAHAFGKKGTGPEGTMIINNPEFYDRVISQGSLGLGESYMEGWWDAKDNDIASCIGPMLCNELYNTIRVSPSLLLSAVATRILANGSRSRSKANIQQHYDVGNDFYELFLDTNMAYTCGYQKDKNDTIEQMQDQKHERVARKLGLKPGEHIVDLGCGFGGMLRYGAKHFGISGVGVTLSEGQHEWGNNKIKEEGLQDNIHIDLKDYRDMTGSFDHVVSIGLAEHTWQRGYETFIGKVSDLLKDGGVGLVHTIGSTAAPHETTDAWINRYIFPDGRLPRLEELIEEMRRAGLTVGHVENLKLHYAETLRHWKEKFNRNRTAIKAIGPEYNEEFLRMWDYYLQVCEAAFRYGELQLYQILFCKGPQWTMPMRFEFD; from the coding sequence ATGTCTGCCGCCCGATCCGCATCATTCATTCACGATATCCTTGCTCATATCAAAATCGGTCATATTACAATGATTGATGAAACAGGTGTGGCCCATGCGTTCGGAAAAAAAGGGACCGGGCCGGAAGGAACAATGATCATCAACAATCCCGAGTTCTACGATCGCGTCATCAGTCAGGGGTCACTGGGTCTTGGCGAAAGTTATATGGAAGGATGGTGGGATGCAAAAGACAATGATATTGCAAGCTGCATCGGCCCGATGCTGTGCAATGAACTCTACAACACCATTCGCGTCTCCCCCTCCCTGCTTCTCTCTGCTGTTGCCACACGTATTCTTGCTAACGGATCACGCAGCCGCAGTAAGGCAAACATTCAACAGCACTATGATGTCGGCAATGACTTCTATGAACTTTTTCTGGATACCAACATGGCCTATACGTGCGGCTATCAGAAAGATAAAAACGATACGATCGAACAGATGCAGGACCAGAAGCATGAGCGCGTCGCACGCAAACTCGGCCTCAAGCCCGGCGAACATATTGTCGATCTGGGGTGCGGATTCGGGGGCATGCTCCGGTACGGTGCGAAGCATTTTGGCATAAGCGGAGTGGGCGTCACTCTCAGCGAAGGACAGCACGAATGGGGAAATAACAAAATAAAAGAGGAGGGGCTGCAGGACAACATCCATATTGATCTGAAAGATTACCGGGATATGACCGGTTCATTCGACCACGTCGTCTCCATCGGTCTGGCAGAACATACGTGGCAGCGTGGCTATGAGACGTTCATCGGGAAAGTGTCAGATCTCCTCAAAGACGGTGGTGTCGGACTCGTGCACACGATCGGTTCCACCGCAGCACCGCACGAAACAACAGACGCATGGATCAACCGGTATATTTTCCCGGATGGCCGTCTTCCCCGTCTCGAAGAGCTCATTGAAGAAATGCGCCGCGCAGGACTCACAGTGGGACATGTCGAAAACCTGAAACTGCATTACGCAGAAACGCTCCGTCATTGGAAGGAAAAGTTCAACAGGAACCGCACTGCCATCAAAGCAATAGGTCCCGAATATAATGAGGAATTCCTCCGTATGTGGGACTACTATCTGCAGGTCTGTGAGGCAGCATTCCGCTACGGCGAATTGCAGCTGTATCAGATCCTCTTCTGCAAAGGGCCACAGTGGACTATGCCGATGCGGTTTGAGTTTGATTAA
- a CDS encoding FAD-binding oxidoreductase, producing MTYEDRKQQLIATIRFSEGVIGLQKETSNLFRDRAEEKKVKLDVRNFSHVLEVNAQEGWVDVEGMTTFAALVDETLKHGCVPAVVPQLRSITIGGAISGVGIEASSFKEGLVHDTVLEMEVLLADGTVVKATPTNEHKDLFFGLPNSYGTLGYILKVRAKVIPAKKFVHLQYTKYSDPSLYFADLNRTCKDTTATYVDGVVFSKNEMVLVTGTFVDEAPYVSDYTWMKMFYTSIKQRDDDYLTTHDFIWRWDTDWFWCSKNLGMHNPLLRLLMGRRRLNSVTYQKIMRWNNRTKFSEQYIKPFTSTHSESVIQDICIPVSQSPAFLDFLDKEIGIFPIWTCPTASPDSSKIFPLFPVHHTELQIDFGFWDFVTTKEKHPRGFFNRKVEEKTLELNGLKSLYSEAFYDKETFWRIYNGPVYTALKHRYDPGQRLKDLYEKCVLRA from the coding sequence ATGACCTACGAAGACCGTAAGCAGCAGCTTATTGCAACCATCCGCTTCTCTGAGGGGGTGATCGGTCTGCAGAAGGAAACGAGCAATCTGTTTCGCGACCGCGCAGAAGAAAAAAAGGTGAAGCTTGATGTCCGCAATTTTTCTCATGTGCTTGAAGTGAATGCACAGGAAGGTTGGGTGGACGTGGAAGGCATGACAACATTCGCAGCACTCGTTGACGAGACACTGAAACACGGATGCGTCCCGGCCGTTGTTCCGCAACTGCGATCCATCACAATCGGCGGCGCGATTTCCGGTGTGGGAATCGAAGCATCATCCTTTAAGGAAGGACTTGTGCACGACACTGTTCTGGAGATGGAGGTCCTTCTTGCTGACGGAACCGTCGTGAAAGCAACGCCGACAAATGAGCACAAAGATCTGTTCTTCGGCCTGCCGAATTCCTACGGCACGCTCGGTTACATTCTCAAAGTCCGCGCCAAAGTGATTCCTGCGAAAAAGTTCGTGCATCTGCAGTATACAAAGTACAGCGATCCATCGTTGTACTTTGCCGATCTCAATCGCACCTGCAAAGACACAACCGCCACGTATGTGGATGGTGTCGTGTTTTCCAAAAATGAGATGGTGCTCGTCACCGGGACATTTGTGGATGAAGCACCATACGTCAGTGATTACACATGGATGAAGATGTTCTATACGTCCATCAAACAGCGTGATGATGATTATCTGACGACACATGATTTCATTTGGCGTTGGGACACGGACTGGTTCTGGTGTTCGAAGAATCTCGGCATGCACAATCCCCTGTTGCGGCTCCTGATGGGGCGCAGACGGTTGAATTCAGTGACGTATCAGAAAATCATGCGCTGGAATAACCGCACGAAGTTCAGCGAACAATACATCAAACCGTTTACCTCGACGCATAGCGAATCCGTGATTCAGGACATTTGTATTCCCGTGAGTCAGTCGCCGGCATTTCTGGATTTTCTGGATAAAGAGATCGGCATCTTCCCGATCTGGACCTGTCCGACAGCGTCTCCGGATTCATCGAAGATCTTCCCTCTCTTCCCGGTACATCACACGGAATTGCAGATTGATTTCGGATTCTGGGATTTTGTGACAACAAAGGAAAAGCATCCGCGTGGATTTTTTAACAGGAAAGTTGAAGAGAAAACGCTGGAGCTGAATGGGTTGAAATCGCTCTATTCTGAAGCATTTTATGACAAGGAAACGTTCTGGCGCATCTACAACGGACCGGTCTATACTGCTCTCAAGCACCGGTACGACCCCGGACAACGTCTGAAGGATCTGTACGAAAAATGTGTGCTCCGTGCCTGA
- a CDS encoding DUF1232 domain-containing protein produces the protein MLFPMQRSLFGKLQAYLMFYRALARDPRTPGVSKTLPWLALLYFFMPLDFIPDFLPLLGQLDDLTIVPFLLMLAFWLIPKGVKQQNRREYIDANLVEK, from the coding sequence ATGCTATTTCCTATGCAACGCTCACTTTTTGGAAAACTGCAGGCATACCTCATGTTCTACAGAGCACTCGCGCGCGACCCCCGCACACCGGGTGTTTCAAAAACCCTGCCCTGGCTCGCGCTCCTCTATTTTTTCATGCCGCTGGATTTTATTCCGGACTTCCTGCCGCTTCTTGGGCAACTGGATGATCTGACGATTGTCCCGTTTCTGCTGATGCTTGCGTTCTGGCTTATTCCAAAAGGCGTCAAACAGCAAAATAGACGAGAATACATTGATGCAAACCTTGTAGAAAAATGA
- a CDS encoding glycine--tRNA ligase: MPASTLDTLVSLCKRRGFIFPGSDIYGGLANTWDYGPLGLEIKNRVQREWWNRFVRQRRDMVGLETGILMNPKVWEASGHVSNFGDPLVDCKKCKQRFRGDKLIEEKMGVEAAAVLTLDQVQPMLTAEKIGCPSCGSVDWAVAKKFNLMFRTQQGVIEGEGTDIYLRPETAQGMFVNFKNIAMTSRKRLPFGVAQVGTVFRNEITPGNFTFRTREFQQMEIEYFVEPGTEGPIFEKWKDEMWQWCLDIGLSPERLRIREHTKEELSHYSSRTLDIEYLYPWGWGELYGLANRSDFDLTQHQKFSGQDMSYQDPDEPTKKFVPYVVEPTFGLTRTVLAILLEAYADEEIADGDVRTVLHLKPLVAPFDLAILPLSKKDALIAKADELYTTIVKETNLKVDVDLTGSIGKRYRRQDEIGTPKCITIDFGTVGEDAEQGAPDTVTIRDRDTLTQERLTIGELVAKLKTC, from the coding sequence ATGCCCGCATCCACCCTCGACACTCTCGTTTCCCTCTGCAAGCGCAGAGGATTTATCTTCCCGGGCTCCGATATTTACGGCGGCCTTGCCAACACATGGGACTACGGACCGCTGGGACTGGAGATTAAAAACCGCGTTCAGCGTGAGTGGTGGAACCGCTTCGTCCGTCAGCGCCGCGATATGGTGGGACTTGAGACAGGCATCCTGATGAACCCGAAAGTGTGGGAGGCGAGCGGACATGTGAGCAACTTCGGCGACCCATTGGTCGACTGCAAGAAATGCAAACAGCGTTTCCGCGGCGACAAACTGATTGAAGAAAAAATGGGCGTAGAGGCAGCCGCCGTTCTCACCCTCGACCAAGTGCAGCCAATGCTCACCGCTGAAAAAATCGGCTGTCCGAGCTGCGGCAGTGTGGACTGGGCTGTTGCCAAAAAATTCAACCTGATGTTCCGCACACAGCAGGGCGTGATTGAAGGAGAGGGAACAGATATTTATCTGCGCCCGGAAACAGCACAGGGAATGTTCGTGAACTTCAAAAACATTGCGATGACTTCCCGCAAGCGTCTGCCGTTTGGCGTGGCACAGGTCGGAACCGTTTTCCGCAACGAAATCACGCCGGGAAATTTCACGTTCCGCACACGGGAATTCCAGCAGATGGAAATCGAGTACTTTGTGGAACCGGGAACCGAAGGCCCGATCTTCGAAAAGTGGAAAGACGAAATGTGGCAGTGGTGTCTGGATATCGGACTCTCTCCCGAGCGTCTGCGCATCCGTGAACACACCAAAGAAGAACTCTCGCACTATTCCTCCCGGACACTCGATATTGAATATCTGTATCCGTGGGGATGGGGCGAACTCTACGGACTCGCTAACCGATCTGATTTCGATCTCACACAGCATCAAAAATTCAGCGGCCAGGACATGTCGTATCAGGACCCGGACGAGCCGACGAAGAAATTCGTGCCGTACGTGGTCGAGCCGACATTCGGTCTGACCCGCACGGTGCTTGCGATTCTTCTCGAAGCATACGCAGACGAAGAAATCGCAGACGGTGATGTCCGTACGGTCCTGCACCTCAAGCCACTCGTCGCTCCGTTCGATCTTGCGATCCTGCCCCTCAGCAAGAAAGATGCGCTGATTGCAAAAGCAGACGAGCTCTATACGACGATTGTGAAAGAGACCAACCTGAAGGTAGATGTCGACCTCACCGGAAGCATCGGCAAGCGCTACCGCCGTCAGGATGAAATCGGTACACCGAAGTGCATCACGATCGATTTTGGAACTGTGGGCGAAGATGCAGAGCAGGGCGCACCCGACACCGTGACCATCCGCGACCGCGACACGCTCACACAGGAGCGCCTCACCATTGGTGAACTTGTGGCAAAGCTCAAAACATGCTGA